In Mercenaria mercenaria strain notata unplaced genomic scaffold, MADL_Memer_1 contig_2778, whole genome shotgun sequence, the following proteins share a genomic window:
- the LOC128545913 gene encoding paramyosin, long form-like: MCSVFRKTKYKFREGVDDVDVSVTEFARSLDSLLAAVGMLICYDGSSESANTSGKFQQLQRQCRRRQEELIAIRRPAFEDIQKLLHKLPAKKKKGKYMSIEENENNLRLDIYMKEPKPHLQAMHSIEDGDGGNLRNKNREHELREQNDFLNNKLKSLKTEIQTKITENKDLQVNHDYLKNECQSLKNELQIVRDTHGRAEISAQQQQSRENVISKERNQIESLEKDNEKLKRENEDIRKEMHRLSAEILKLTEDAGNVHLKEEEIERLEGAKQELEKEIKEIRQEIKKKNTEIGNLKEDLGRMGNDKHLEQELLCMREANATLNKQENESDANIQQLRKEMLSLKIAIQTKTTENKDLLVKADCLENEVHSLTNEVKRIEQKEENSKNEISKDGKQIERPEKEIKKFKKDNEDTQKVRSRIHNECLRLKEDTETYQSNAHFREEENERLLRKIKAFEKEIEEKSIVDEINNNEIRKLKDDLEDRLTTIHEGKEVLKQLEGERDALRRDNEKIRQLLSEQKIEFVKQKEELENRLANVHLDNKKIIDEIIKHHEKMQNDVLETNTKLKKNIHDLEKLLSKTKDENSELNLQIIELVQQGKKCETEQISQKKADENKIKRIESLEQRLQEASHEIKLMNEKSLQTKESNRIEIKKLLKEIKDIQNDNSLLDNELKATLQKNIDLNTTLKTQEESNHATKRELTHDIETLREKQSETEEAMASLRLEKRELEQMYDTVKQELDLLKSAKTMRIQLYHHSRSSLVSKVETELKALLKKLMDDESFELTFVECGGDVEVDPNEPLLILCISASRLGTDATNAVQSLRLTSKMALLVFHHKDGHALPNQDSEHVLTGQEFRRLGGIYDLGFLSSKGIYSCEMNDQNIKRIVHFLNKEGTRYLTDVSNHSQST, encoded by the exons ATGGAAGTAGTGAGTCAGCAAATACTTCGGGAAAATTCCAGCAACTTCAACGCCAATGCCGCAGAAGGCAAGAA GAATTAATTGCGATTAGACGGCCTGCTTTTGAAGACATTCAAAAACTACTTCATAAATTACCCGCAAAAAAgaagaaaggaaaatatatgtctattgaagaaaatgaaaataatcttaGACTGGACATATATATGAAAGAACCAAAGCCACATCTTCAGGCCATGCATTCTATCGAGGATGGAGACGGGGGAAATCTGCGAAACAAAAATAGAGAGCATGAATTAAGAGAACAAAATGACTTCCTCAATAATAAGTTAAAGTCACTCAAAACTGAAATTCAAACTAAAATCACTGAAAACAAGGACTTGCAAGTAAACCATGACTATCTGAAAAATGAGTGCCAATCGCTGAAGAACGAGTTACAAATTGTGCGGGACACACATGGCAGAGCAGAAATCAGTGCACAGCAGCAACAAAGCCGtgaaaatgtaatttcaaaagaaagaaatcaaatcGAAAGTCTTGAAAAGGATAATGAAAAGCTAAAAAGAGAAAACGAGGACATACGAAAGGAAATGCATAGATTAAGTGCTGAAATTCTTAAGTTAACAGAAGATGCAGGAAATGTACATTTGAAGGAAGAAGAAATTGAACGACTCGAAGGAGCAAAACAAGAATTGGagaaagaaatcaaagaaatacgacaagaaattaaaaagaaaaacactgaAATAGGAAACCTTAAAGAAGATTTGGGAAGAATGGGAAATGATAAACATTTAGAGCAGGAACTTTTATGTATGCGAGAAGCTAATGCaacattaaacaaacaagaaaacgaGTCAGATGCGAATATTCAGCAACTCCGAAAAGAAATGTTGTCACTGAAAATTGCCATTCAAACCAAGACCACGGAAAACAAAGACCTACTTGTAAAAGCTGACTGTCTGGAAAATGAGGTACACTCATTGACAAACGAAGTAAAACGCATCGAACAGAAGGAggaaaacagtaaaaatgaaatttcaaaagacGGTAAACAAATTGAAAGACcggaaaaggaaataaaaaagtttaaaaaagacaaCGAGGACACACAAAAGGTTAGGAGTCGAATACATAATGAATGCCTAAGACTAAAAGAAGATACAGAAACTTATCAGTCTAATGCACATTTTAGGGAAGAAGAAAATGAACGGCTATTAAGAAAGataaaagcatttgaaaaagaaatcgaAGAAAAAAGTATTGTGGATGaaattaacaataatgaaattagaAAGCTAAAAGATGATTTGGAGGACCGCCTTACAACTATACACGAAGGGAAAGAAGTATTGAAACAACTTGAAGGGGAAAGAGATGCGCTTAGAAGAGATAATGAAAAAATACGACAACTGTTAAGTGAACAGAAAATTGAATTTGTAAAGCAAAAAGAAGAGTTAGAAAATCGACTCGCCAATGTGCATTtggataataaaaaaataattgatgAGATAATAAAACATCATGAAAAGATGCAAAATGATGTATTAGAGACAAAcactaaactgaaaaaaaatattcacgaTTTAGAGAAACTTCTTTCAAAGACCAAAGATGAAAATAGCGAACTTAATTTACAAATTATAGAACTGGTACAACAGGGAAAGAAATGTGAAACAGAACAGATCTCTCAAAAGAAAGCTGACGAAAATAAAATTAAGCGAATTGAAAGTCTCGAGCAACGATTGCAAGAAGCGAGTCATGAGATTAAACTAATGAACGAGAAAAGTCTTCAAACAAAAGAATCAAACAGAATTGAAATTAAGAAGTTGCTAAAAGAGATAAAGGACATACAGAACGACAACAGCTTGCTTGATAATGAGCTTAAAGCAACGCTACAGAAGAATATAGACCTAAACACAACACTGAAAACGCAAGAGGAAAGCAATCATGCCACAAAGAGAGAGCTTACGCATGATATAGAGACGTTACGAGAAAAACAATCGGAAACAGAGGAAGCCATGGCATCACTCAGACTCGAGAAGCGAGAACTTGAACAGATGTATGACACAGTAAAGCAAGAGCTTGATCTATTGAAAAGCGCAAAAACAATGCGTA ttcagCTGTACCATCATAGCAGGAGCTCATTGGTGTCAAAGGTAGAAACAGAGCTTAAAGCTTTACTAAAGAAACTGATGGACGATGAATCGTTTGAATTAACCTTCGTTGAATGTGGAGGTGATGTTGAGGTTGATCCAAATGAACCACTTCTTATTTTATGTATCAGTGCTTCTAGACTTGGAACAGATGCAACGAATGCTGTACAATCTTTGAGGC TGACTTCAAAGATGGCTCTCCTTGTGTTTCATCACAAGGATGGACATGCACTGCCCAATCAAGACAGTGAACATGTACTGACAGGACAAGAGTTTAGGCGTTTAGGTGGCATATATGATCTTGGATTTCTGTCTAGCAAAGGAATTTACTCGTGTGAAATGAATGACCAAAACATAAAAAGGATTGTACACTTTTTAAATAAAGAAGGTACAAGATACCTCACAGACGTTTCAAATCACAGTCAGTCTACATAG